Part of the Nicotiana sylvestris chromosome 2, ASM39365v2, whole genome shotgun sequence genome, TTTGACTACCGCACTGGATATGAAGACGGCTGAGGTCGACGAGCTTAAGGGTGAATTGAGTGTGAATGCTGATATATTGGCCCATGTTGAGAGGGAGAGGGCGACTACCATTTTTGAGGTGGCGGTTTCAGAAGACGCTCTCCGTGTTTGTTGGTTAGAGCGGACTAAGGAGATGGAGACGTCTGCGCTTAAGACAGCGGAACTTGAGGGGTGTATTCAAGGGTTAGAGGCGTAACTGTCTGTACTGAACAAACAAGTGGATTCTTTGAAAGCGGAGGACGTACGACGATAGTCGCAGCCTTATACATCTTATGCTCTAACTGATCCTATCGTGCCTCGACATTTATATGAGTTGTGGGTTCACGCCGAGGCTCAGCTCGATGTGTACAAGGCTCTTCATGTTGATGGTAGGGTGTTTGAAGCGGAGCTTTAGGATGTACGCGCCAAGGCTCGTGCAGCTTGTGGGGCATGCGAGTACAATCCTCTCACACCTAATGGAGATGATATTAATTCTGATGATGCGAACAGACTTGCCTCTGGCTCTTGGTACGAAGACATGTATGCCACCGGAAATGATGTGTAGTATTTGTCTTGTGCTTACTTTTTCTTTGCAATTTTTGTAAGGGCATCTTTGAACCCTTTGTAAAGACAAATATTTGTAATATACTTGTTGTAAATGAAGGTCATTTTGGTTGTGCATCTCTGAGTCATTTCCTTTATTTGGTTATTTTGACGACGACTTCTGCAGTTGTCACGTCGCTCTAAAGCTTTGTTGAAATGTGAAACTTATGTATTTTGTTGAACTATGTTTGTTAGCAACAGCCTTAGCCATAGGGATATTACATTCGAGTTGGTGCGGAAATAATGTCCCGTCGTGGTTTGTATGAAACTATTTTCTCTGACGATGGCCTtgaccattgggatgttactttcgagctggtgtcGAAGTAATATCTCGTTGTGGTTCGAGTGACATCGAACTCATTTTTTGTCTATggacttagccattgggatgttacttttgagctggtgctgaagtaatatcccgtcgtggttTGAATGGTGTCGAACTCAttctttgtcgatggccttagctattgggatgttacttttgagcCAGCGCCGAAGTAGTATCTCATCGTGGTTCtaatgatgtcgaactcactcttTGTCGAtagccttagccattgggatgttacttttgagctggtgccgaagtagtatcccgtcgtggttcgaatggtGTCAAACTCACtatttgtcgatggccttagccaatGGGATGTTACTTTCAAGCTGGTGCCGAAGTAATATCTCATCGTGGTTTGAGTGGTGTCGAACTCATTCTttatcgatggccttagccattgggatgttacttttgagctggcgccaaagtagtatcccgtcgtggtttgaatgatgtcgaactcactctttatcgatggccttagccattgggatgttacttatgagctggcgtcgaagtagtatcccgtcatggttcgaatgatgtcgaactcactcttTTGTCGATGGCcctagccattgggatgttactttcgagctggtgccgaagtagtatcccgtcgtgggGGTGGCGTTCTATTTTATTTGGAATGTTGTACATGCTGGTTCTATTCATGCATTAGAGTCACATGTTGATTTCTTGTGCATAATGGAGTGATTTTATTCATATGTCGGAGATACATGTCAACTTTGCTCGTACAATGGCGGTATATGTCGATTTTGTACATATAATGGGGATTCTttatatctagtcccttcattgcttGGCCTGGAGATGTAATCAGTCGGCCGGGCAATAAACAATGCCTCAAACCTCGAGACATCCCCCTCGTCGCCTTATTAAATACCTTCCCGAGAACCTGATTGGGACAAAACTTGGGCGAGGGAAAAATAGTACGACTTGGGCGACGTCTCTTTTCAGAAGTGGTAGTGCTTGAGGTGGGAGATATTTCAGTTATTTtatagtagttttccttccattttttCTAGTTGGAATGCTCTCTTGCTTGCTACTGCTGTGATTTTATATGGCCCGTCCTAGTTTGTTCCCAATTTTCCTTCATTCGGGTCTTTCACTGCTTGAGTTTTGGCGTTTAATACGTAGTCCCCGACTCTGAGTGGTCGTACTTTGGCCTTCTTATTATAATACCTTTCTGCTTGTTGcttttgggctaccattcttatgtgtGCCATATCCTTTCGTTCTTCAACCTCATCTAGGTCTTGTAATCTGCTTTCGTCGTTGCTTGGTCAACTCTCATTAGAGTACCTCAGGCTAGGTTCCTCGACCTCAATGGGTATGACTGCGCCAGTGCCAGATGTTTAACCAAAGAATTAGCTTCTTGCCGAAGCTGTTTTAAGAAGAACACGAGTTTCTGATAATCAAAGGATATACTAATGATTAAAAGTAAATTTGTAAATAGAAGGCAGTAGAATGCGTAAAAAGTAAGTATATTGCAATATTAGTTCGAATGTGTCCTTACAAGTGATATTTTACTCCCTTATATAGGGAATTTCTTAATATAACGTCTACCCTTTTCAGTGATTGAGCATTAATGACTAATAATGGCATTAATGTAACGTTACAATGATTAATCGTAAATGTTGCGTGAAGGTTATGTAACGTTTGGCTCATTAATTGAAGATCTCCGAATCTGACCTTTATTATGCCTAGATTCATTCTGACCATGTCTCTTCATCTTTTCAATTAGGTTGAGATTCTCGTATCTGATTACCCCGTGGGTATGCTATTATGTGCCTCTTTGCCTCGTACCTCTTCATGAAGTCTCGTCCAGTTGTCACGTTTTCATTGTTCCACATAGATTGCCTAGTCATCACAATTACTACACATGTGAAGCTTTTTTTTACCAATACAGATAGTGCCCCCACTTACCATTTATTTATCGATTAATATTTGGTAAGTGGATACTCATTTATGGCGGGAATACTTTTCCTCCGCTTCACTTGTAACATTGCATCAATTTCTGAACGTAGGCAttgcttgtcacttccatttaatgtccGTGCCATATGGCATTCCCGGATTGGTTCTACAATTGTTCAGCGCCTCTTAGGGCTTTTTGCGGCTGCATCAGTCACGAAGTTAAAGCTTCAATTATGACTTTCACATCATTGTTTTTTCCATTTTTTGATGGTTGCCTTCGATTATAAATACCCTTTTCCTTTCTTTACTTTCACGAAAACTTCTAACCATCATTCTTCGTTTGCAAATTCTTTGTCTTTGTAaatatgtcttcttcaaaccagCAGTCTAAAAGAGTCATTAATGTAGATGATCTAACTCCTTCTTCTGCTCCAACACGGAGTAGGAGAGGCGGTAGGCTCATGAGCTTAGGTTCTACTCCTTGTAGGGGTTCCTCTTCTTCTCACGTTACTCTACCATGTTCTTCTAGGTCTACTGTTTCTTTATCTTCTCCAAGGGCTAAGGCTTTTAGATCTTCATTAAAAGGTAGAGAACACAAAGACCTCTGCGTGAACCTAGGGTTGATGAGATATTACATGCAAAGTTTTCTTTTGCTAGGGATAGTCAGGCCGTGAAGAAGAAGCTTTATTCAATGTCTTCTTATGACAGTGCTGACCTTTATCCCACTCAAATTACCGAGGGTTTAGTATCTCTTTTACGCAGGGACTATTACTAGAAGCCTGATTTTCCTGTTGTCGTTCCCAATGATAATCAAAGAATAACCTCTTACAAGGCTGGGTATTCTTATGTTTatacttatactttcacattagGATTCAAGCCTCCAATCGACCCCGTTATCATCGAGTTTTGTCGATTTTTCAAAGTTTGTCTGGGACAAGTCGGTCCTTTCGTGTGGCGAGTTGTTGCGTGCCTTAGATATTTGGCCAATTTAGCTTTTGTCCCCTTTACTTTTTATCATCTCATTCACCTCTATTCTCCGATGTTGTTCCACCAATGATTGTTTACTCTCACGACGAGGAGTAAAACGGTGTTAGTTATTCCTGATGATGATAAAGACCGAGGGTGGTTTCTCCGGTATGTTGCTGACCCTATTGCAGGTTTAGTAGGTGAAGAAAATccccccttccctgagaagtggaatctTGCATGTGAGTACAGTTTTGTTCACATTCCTTTCCTTTGCTTTTGATATTTTATCAGTACCGTGATTGTTTCTTTTCTTGGCAGCAATCAGAGGAACCGTTGAGAATGTCTCCGGTTTTCGCGATCGGGTAGAAAAACTCTTGTTAATCGCTCTTTTCGAAGAACGTTCGTGGAAATACCTCTCTGGGAGGTTTGGATGGAAAGTTAAGACCTACGATGAGTGaaattttttgtttttacttcttCCTTCTTTTAGGTTTTTACTGACCCCATTCATTTTGTAGGGTTTGCTGCTCGTGGTATTTCTGTTGCGGTTGTGTCTGCTTTAAGGTTGTCCTTGGCAAAGGCCTAGGAGATCATTGTTGGTTCCTCCTCATCGAAAAGAAAAGCAAGCGGGTTCAGGACCTTAGAGGAGGAGGATGAGGAGGAAGAGATGGGTTTGCTAGTCCACACGTCACGTAGGAGGAAGGTGGTCTCTGATGATGTGTCTGCGCCTGTTGTTATTCCTCCCGTGCTTGAATCCGAACTTTCTGCCCCTGAGGATGCGACTCCCTCTCCTGTTAGTGAATCCGTTGATCTTCTATTCTGTGAAGGTTTTGGTACCAATTCTGATAAAGCCCCCCTTGCTGTTTTCTCTCCTCTTGCTCCTGAAGAACTTCCTTCAATTGCTCCCATTAATGTTTCTGCTCCCATGGCTATTCCTGCTCCCGTTGTTGCTTCTGCTCCTGTGGCTATTTCTGCTTCTAAGCCTTCTCTGCCCGTGGCTCCTTTATCTATCCCCGCTTCTGTGCCTTCTGCTCTAGAAGTAGGGTCTTCTAGCAGGGGGGAGATGAGGCAAGTTATAATAGAGGTTCCAACAGCGGGCAACCTCTTGAAAAAGTTAGGCTAAGCTGACGTGTGGTTAAAACCATTGATTGGCTCGATTGAGAAATCTAAGCTGGAAAGCCACGGCTCCCTCACTTGGATGAATAAGATTGTGCACTCGTCTTTAAAGGTAAATTTTCTCTCCTTTACATGTATTCATATACATTCTTACCGTATCTAATTtatcttcttttgaagatcaaTCTTGTAGGCACAGAGTTAATGAAGATGGTCTCTCAAATGGAGCAAGTAGCATGGGATTTCCGTATCGAGGCAGATAATTGGAAGGAGCGGTACGAGAGTCTACAACTTGACATGGAGGATGTAGAGGAAGAAAAATGTACCTTGGAGCAACAAGTTAGGGTTATGGCAGCAGAACTGGCCATTTGCAGAGCAGCTTTCCCGTGCCTCTAAGAAGATTAGGAGCCTGAAGGCCTTGTTGGACCAGAAGGAGGAGTACTATGGTGAACTTGTTCAATCGCTCACTCAAACCCAGGAAGACCTCCGTAACTCTTTGAAGAAGGTCCAATTTCTGGAAAGGTCTCTTACTCCTATAAAGGCCTCTTACGATGCTGCCATGGCTTAAAGAGATGAGTTAAGAGATGAAGCTGAATAGTAGGAGAAGGATTATAAAGCTCTTGAAGACAAAGCAATCGTCAATGTTAGCTGGGCATATCTGAACGCCCGTCTTGACACATTGACGAAAATAAGCCAAAAGGGTTTTGACTTGGAAGCCGAAATTGCTAAAGCCAAAGAGACGATTGAGAAGTCTCAGCAAAGTCAAAATCTCTCCTCACTAGAGGTTGAGGTCCCTGCTGCTCGTGTCTCTCCATCTCAAGCTGCTCCtcctgccagtgaagacaacccCCCATCTGGAAAAGTTTAAAGAACTTggttcttttttttatttgtatCAATTGGTGGTTACCCCCATTCCCATCGGGGCTAAAGTTGGATCCTTTGTAAGTCCCCAATTGACAATTTAGGGGAAATCAATTAATCCGGCACAGACTAAGTTAACACTTAGTCTATTTTGCCGTAATATCAATATTAGCATAACTTTAGCTTTCTTCTAGTTTTTGTTTCACTCTTAAGTCTTTGCATGCTTTCTTTTTGAGGTTTTTGGTTTACCTCTGAGTTTTTGACTTTGCATTAAAAATGCCTAGATTGTTTGTACATTTTTGTAACAGGCACgatttataaaagagggcccttttttGATCGAcgcttaatgaagaagacgtctcaacttcataatggtgtataTATACAAAAGAGAGATAGGAATTTTCACATGTTTTTTTTTAACAatgttttgaagaaagtttttGCATTGAGCTTTCATAACATTTCACATGTGTTTGTGTATAGTCTATAACTCATTTTGCAACTGTTTTTTCTTTTAACAGATTCGATATAAACTTGCACTAGTAACTGTTTTCATTTTGCAAtcattttttttgaattggtACAAGGGGATAATTGTTTTTGTTTACAACAGTTTTAAATATAAGGGTATGAATTTTTACCCATTACTGTTTTTATTGATAATAGTTTTCAAATGAATACAAGGGTAATATTTTTTCATCCGTAACTGTTCTTATTCACAACAGTTTTTTTTGAATAAGTACAAGGATAATGATCTTTCATCCATAACTGTTTTCAGTTTACAACAGTTTTTGAGTAAGTACAAAGATGTGCATTTTTACCCGTAACTAATATTTTGCCTTTAACCTGAACATTCGTTTACATTTACGAATATGTATTCGAAGGTTTTTGAGTCAGGCTTTTTGTGTTGAGTCTTTGGCTCTTTTGATTTTGCTCATAGTACTTGACTTGTTGGGAAGATAGATCTTCAGGCCCgagatttgactttttgatagTCTTCTTTGCCTTCCATACTGTATAGTCCCCAAAGTGTTTGAGCTTTAAAGaatgaaatctcgagcacttgacTATTCCTTCTTTGTGGTCCTTTTcgtgaaaaagaaaaacatacgggacttgAAGGTATATAGTTTTTAGATGATGACTGCTTAACCCTTTAAAACGTCCATCAAAAAGTTGTAACCCTAAACTGGGAATTCAGTTACTTCCTCGTGTCTTTACAGGTCTAATATCATCATCTGGTGATaggttagctttttgcctatcatctaaaatggtTAGTATAATTTTAACTGTACAAAAGTAAAATTGAACCCTTTTGCCTATCATCGTTGTTTGTTTATTCTGTgggtgttgtgaaccttgtgctTGGTTCACCAGTTTCCATTGGTATTAAAGCTTCTGAACCGTAAACAAGAGCGAATGGAGTCTCTCCCGTGGCTGTTTTTGCAGTAGTTCTATAAGCCTATAATACTGTCGTAGCTCATCGGGCCAGTTTTCCTTGGCTTTTTCCAACCGTTTCTTTAGGTTGTTAACGATGACTTTATTCGTTGACTTAGCTTGCCCATTAGACACGGGGTGATATGGTGATGAAGTGATTAGTTTGATTTGCCAGCTTTCGaaaaattctgtgatttgtgAGCCTATGAATTGCGGGCCATTATCACATACCATCTCCTTTGGTATTCCAAAACGGCATATTATGTGTCTCCATATGAAGCTTTTCACTTATTTTTCTCGTGCCTGTTTAAAAGCGTCCGCCTCCACCCACGTTGTGAAATAATCAGTTAATACAAGTAAGAACCGTACCTTTCCTTTAGCTGGGGGAAGGGCTCCCACTATGTCCATAccccatttcatgaatgaacATGGTGATACCACTGGATGAAGTAACTCTGCTGGTCGATGCATGTTGCTAGCATATCGTTGGCATTTGTTGCATTTAGCTATGAAACTCTCAGCctcttcttccattttgggccaataGTACCCTACTCTGATTGGGGTTTTGACTAAGGATCTTGCTCATGCATGATTCATGTAGTGTCCTTCGTGTTCTTCCTTTATTACGAATTCCGTTTGATTGGGTCCGAGGCACTTTTCTAAGGGACCTCCAAACATTTTGCGATATAAAGTATCTCTAACGAGGCAGTACCGTGCAGCTTTTCGACGAAGTGCTTGAGCTACTTATTTATCTTCGTGTACGGTACCATTCTCATTTTTGTCCTGGTCGATTGCTGAATGAAATAAGTGAATGACAATTGCATTGTCTTTATTTGTCACTTCTACAACTGCTACGAGGTTAGCTAATGCATCCGCTTCTGCATTTTCCTCCCTGGGTATTTGCACAACCTTCCATGATTGGATTTGTCTTACTAGAtcacatgtcttttccagatatTGTTGCATCCGAGTCTCTCTGGCAATATAAGTCCCCTGCATCTGGTTTACTACCAGTTTAGAGTCGATTTTGATCATGATCTGCTTGATTGAGAGTTGTTGTGCCAGTTCAAGTACAGCttcgtactctgcttcattgttagttatgggaTAACATTTAATAGCTTGTCGTATCTTTTCACCCGTAGGTGATATTAAAACAATTCCCAAGCCAGCTCCTTTTACATTAGAAGAGCTGTCAGTAAATAAGATCCATACACCTGGATTAGCCCCGTTAAAGAGTTGTAACTCTTTTTCCACTTCAGGGATTATGCTAATATTAAAATTAGCAACGAAATCAGCTAAAATTTGAGACTTTATTGTAGTCCTAGGCTGATATATTATGTCATGCTCACTTAATTCTATTGCCCATTTAGCTAACCTTCCTGATAATTCTTGTTTATGCAGAATATTTCTCAATGGGTATGAGGTCATAACAGTGATTGGATGACAttaaaaatatggttttaattttctAGCTGCCATGATTAGAGCTAAGGATAATTTTTCTAGATGTGGGTATCTAGTTTCTTCATCTAGTAAAGACTTGCttacataataaattggagattgtttATCTTTTTCTTCTCTTACCAGTACTTACGACAATTTCTACAACGGCAAGATAGACGTACAACCTTTCCCCCTATTTTGTCTTAGACATCAATGTGGGGTTTTTATAGATAGGCCTTCAGATCTTTGAGAGCCTGTTGACAATTTTCAGTCCATTCGAACTCATTCTGCTTTTTAATaactgaaaagaatttaaaactCTTCTCCGAAGACCTGGAGataaatcttccca contains:
- the LOC138883331 gene encoding uncharacterized protein, with protein sequence MTSYPLRNILHKQELSGRLAKWAIELSEHDIIYQPRTTIKSQILADFVANFNISIIPEVEKELQLFNGANPGVWILFTDSSSNVKGAGLGIVLISPTGEKIRQAIKCYPITNNEAEYEAVLELAQQLSIKQIMIKIDSKLVVNQMQGTYIARETRMQQYLEKTCDLVRQIQSWKVVQIPREENAEADALANLVAVVEVTNKDNAIVIHLFHSAIDQDKNENGTVHEDK